In Archocentrus centrarchus isolate MPI-CPG fArcCen1 chromosome 21, fArcCen1, whole genome shotgun sequence, the following are encoded in one genomic region:
- the dync1i2a gene encoding dynein, cytoplasmic 1, intermediate chain 2a isoform X2 — translation MSDKSELKAELERKKQRLAQIREEKRRKEEERKKAELKEVVLPQDDSDLEKKRREAEALLQSVGITTDVTVVPPPMSPTAKSAGTPSDTGSQDSDGAVGPRRVTPKLGMAKVTQVDFPPRETVSYTKETQTITHAKEEEEEEEESAPAQPVVETQAVKEDQKEEEEAPPRELTEEEKLQILHSEEFADFFDHGTRIIERALSEHVDLFFDYSGRDLEEKEGEIQAGAKLSLNRQFVDERWSKHRVVTCLDWSPQYPELLVASYNNNEDAPHEPDGVALVWNMKYKKTTPEYVFHCQSAVMSAAFAKFHPNVVVGGTYSGQIVLWDNRSNKRTPVQRTPLSAAAHTHPVYCVNVVGTQNAHNLISISTDGKMCSWSLDMLSQPQDSMELVFKQSKAVAVTSMSFPLGDVNNFVVGSEDGSVYMACRHGSKAGISEMFEGHHGPITGIHCHTAAGPLDFSHLFVTSSFDWTVKLWSTKNNKPLYSFEDNSDYVYDVMWSPTHPALFACVDGVGHLDLWNLNNDTEVPTASVTVEGNPALNRVRWAHSGKEIAVGDSDGQVLVYDVGEQIAVPRNDEWTRFVRTLAEINENRDDAEELAAQRLAA, via the exons ATGTCTGACAAAAGTGAGCTGAAAGCAGAGCTTGAAAGGAAGAAGCAACGCTTGGCACAAatcagagaggagaaaagaaggaaggaggaggagcgcAAAAAG GCGGAACTGAAAGAGGTCGTACTTCCTCAGGATGACTCTGACCTAGAGAAGAAAAGGCGTGAAGCTGAGGCTCTTCTACAGAGCGTGGGCATAACCACAGATGTTACTGTtg tCCCTCCTCCCATGTCTCCAACTGCCAAATCTGCGGGCACACCGAGTGATACAGGGAGCCAGGACTCTGATGGAGCTGTGGGACccag GCGTGTAACTCCAAAACTGGGGATGGCCAAAGTCACGCAAGTGGACTTCCCACCACGTGAAACTGTGTCCTACACGAAGGAAACCCAGACCATTACTCATGCGAAAGAAG aagaagaagaagaggaagagagtgCTCCAGCTCAACCAGTAGTTGAGACTCAAGCCGTGAAAGAGGaccagaaggaggaggaggaag CACCCCCCCGCGAGctgacagaggaggaaaaactccagATCCTGCACTCTGAGGAGTTTGCAGATTTCTTCGACCACGGCACTCGCATTATTGAGCGGGCTCTATCCGAGCACGTGGACCTCTTCTTTGACTACAGTGGTCGTGACCTCGAAGAGAAGGAGGG TGAAATTCAAGCCGGAGCAAAGCTCTCGCTCAACAGACAGTTTGTGGATGAACGCTGGTCCAAACATCGTGTTGTCACCTGTCTGGACTGGTCACCTCAG tATCCTGAACTCCTAGTTGCTTCATACAACAACAATGAGGATGCTCCTCATGAGCCAGACGGCGTGGCTTTGGTGTGGAACATGAAGTACAAGAAAACTACACCAGAGTATGTCTTCCACTGTCAG TCTGCTGTTATGTCGGCGGCGTTTGCCAAGTTCCATCCTAACGTTGTGGTCGGGGGCACGTACTCAGGGCAGATTGTGCTGTGGGACAACAGGAGCAACAAGAGGACCCCTGTGCAGAGAACTCccctgtcagcagcagcacataCG CATCCGGTGTattgtgtgaatgtggttggcACCCAGAATGCCCACAACCTGATTAGCATCTCCACCGATGGCAAGATGTGCTCCTGGAGTCTGGACATGCTCTCTCAGCCTCAG GACAGCATGGAGCTGGTGTTCAAGCAGTCCAAAGCTGTAGCTGTCACCTCCATGTCTTTCCCTCTCGGAGATGTCAACAATTTCGTAGTGGGCAGCGAGGACGGCTCAGTCTACATGGCGTGTCGTCATGGAAG CAAAGCAGGCATTAGTGAGATGTTTGAGGGACACCACGGCCCCATCACAGGGATCCACTGCCACACAGCTGCTGGGCCGCTGGACTTCTCCCACCTGTTTGTTACTTCCTCTTTCGACTGGACTGTCAAGCTGTGGAGCACCAAG AACAATAAGCCGCTGTACTCATTCGAAGATAACTCTGATTACGTGTATGATGTCATGTGGTCCCCAACTCACCCTGCTCTGTTTGCTTGTGTGGACGGAGTTGGTCATCTCGACCTGTGGAACCTCAACAATGACACAGAG GTCCCCACAGCCAGCGTCACAGTGGAGGGTAACCCAGCCCTGAACAGGGTCAGATGGGCTCATTCTGGCAAGGAAATCGCTGTGGGAGACTCTGATGGACAAGTCCTTGTCTATGATGTTGGGGAG CAAATTGCAGTGCCACGAAATGACGAGTGGACCCGTTTTGTTCGCACACTGGCAGAAATCAACGAGAACAGGGATGACGCAGAGGAGCTGGCAGCTCAGCGTCTGGCTGCATGA
- the dync1i2a gene encoding dynein, cytoplasmic 1, intermediate chain 2a isoform X1 produces the protein MSDKSELKAELERKKQRLAQIREEKRRKEEERKKAELKEVVLPQDDSDLEKKRREAEALLQSVGITTDVTVVPPPMSPTAKSAGTPSDTGSQDSDGAVGPRNLHWDSDPSTLQLHSDSELGRVTPKLGMAKVTQVDFPPRETVSYTKETQTITHAKEEEEEEEESAPAQPVVETQAVKEDQKEEEEAPPRELTEEEKLQILHSEEFADFFDHGTRIIERALSEHVDLFFDYSGRDLEEKEGEIQAGAKLSLNRQFVDERWSKHRVVTCLDWSPQYPELLVASYNNNEDAPHEPDGVALVWNMKYKKTTPEYVFHCQSAVMSAAFAKFHPNVVVGGTYSGQIVLWDNRSNKRTPVQRTPLSAAAHTHPVYCVNVVGTQNAHNLISISTDGKMCSWSLDMLSQPQDSMELVFKQSKAVAVTSMSFPLGDVNNFVVGSEDGSVYMACRHGSKAGISEMFEGHHGPITGIHCHTAAGPLDFSHLFVTSSFDWTVKLWSTKNNKPLYSFEDNSDYVYDVMWSPTHPALFACVDGVGHLDLWNLNNDTEVPTASVTVEGNPALNRVRWAHSGKEIAVGDSDGQVLVYDVGEQIAVPRNDEWTRFVRTLAEINENRDDAEELAAQRLAA, from the exons ATGTCTGACAAAAGTGAGCTGAAAGCAGAGCTTGAAAGGAAGAAGCAACGCTTGGCACAAatcagagaggagaaaagaaggaaggaggaggagcgcAAAAAG GCGGAACTGAAAGAGGTCGTACTTCCTCAGGATGACTCTGACCTAGAGAAGAAAAGGCGTGAAGCTGAGGCTCTTCTACAGAGCGTGGGCATAACCACAGATGTTACTGTtg tCCCTCCTCCCATGTCTCCAACTGCCAAATCTGCGGGCACACCGAGTGATACAGGGAGCCAGGACTCTGATGGAGCTGTGGGACccag GAATCTGCATTGGGACTCTGACCCGTCCACTCTTCAACTTCACTCTGATTCTGAGCTGGG GCGTGTAACTCCAAAACTGGGGATGGCCAAAGTCACGCAAGTGGACTTCCCACCACGTGAAACTGTGTCCTACACGAAGGAAACCCAGACCATTACTCATGCGAAAGAAG aagaagaagaagaggaagagagtgCTCCAGCTCAACCAGTAGTTGAGACTCAAGCCGTGAAAGAGGaccagaaggaggaggaggaag CACCCCCCCGCGAGctgacagaggaggaaaaactccagATCCTGCACTCTGAGGAGTTTGCAGATTTCTTCGACCACGGCACTCGCATTATTGAGCGGGCTCTATCCGAGCACGTGGACCTCTTCTTTGACTACAGTGGTCGTGACCTCGAAGAGAAGGAGGG TGAAATTCAAGCCGGAGCAAAGCTCTCGCTCAACAGACAGTTTGTGGATGAACGCTGGTCCAAACATCGTGTTGTCACCTGTCTGGACTGGTCACCTCAG tATCCTGAACTCCTAGTTGCTTCATACAACAACAATGAGGATGCTCCTCATGAGCCAGACGGCGTGGCTTTGGTGTGGAACATGAAGTACAAGAAAACTACACCAGAGTATGTCTTCCACTGTCAG TCTGCTGTTATGTCGGCGGCGTTTGCCAAGTTCCATCCTAACGTTGTGGTCGGGGGCACGTACTCAGGGCAGATTGTGCTGTGGGACAACAGGAGCAACAAGAGGACCCCTGTGCAGAGAACTCccctgtcagcagcagcacataCG CATCCGGTGTattgtgtgaatgtggttggcACCCAGAATGCCCACAACCTGATTAGCATCTCCACCGATGGCAAGATGTGCTCCTGGAGTCTGGACATGCTCTCTCAGCCTCAG GACAGCATGGAGCTGGTGTTCAAGCAGTCCAAAGCTGTAGCTGTCACCTCCATGTCTTTCCCTCTCGGAGATGTCAACAATTTCGTAGTGGGCAGCGAGGACGGCTCAGTCTACATGGCGTGTCGTCATGGAAG CAAAGCAGGCATTAGTGAGATGTTTGAGGGACACCACGGCCCCATCACAGGGATCCACTGCCACACAGCTGCTGGGCCGCTGGACTTCTCCCACCTGTTTGTTACTTCCTCTTTCGACTGGACTGTCAAGCTGTGGAGCACCAAG AACAATAAGCCGCTGTACTCATTCGAAGATAACTCTGATTACGTGTATGATGTCATGTGGTCCCCAACTCACCCTGCTCTGTTTGCTTGTGTGGACGGAGTTGGTCATCTCGACCTGTGGAACCTCAACAATGACACAGAG GTCCCCACAGCCAGCGTCACAGTGGAGGGTAACCCAGCCCTGAACAGGGTCAGATGGGCTCATTCTGGCAAGGAAATCGCTGTGGGAGACTCTGATGGACAAGTCCTTGTCTATGATGTTGGGGAG CAAATTGCAGTGCCACGAAATGACGAGTGGACCCGTTTTGTTCGCACACTGGCAGAAATCAACGAGAACAGGGATGACGCAGAGGAGCTGGCAGCTCAGCGTCTGGCTGCATGA